The following proteins are co-located in the Thermococcus alcaliphilus genome:
- a CDS encoding RNA-guided endonuclease InsQ/TnpB family protein, which translates to MKRTITVKLHPSKEQEKALKELAFISSKIWNRVNYLRRQEFFDGKPIDFNKSEKIVYEEFKAEIGSATVQQIARKNAEAWRSFFSLLRKKRNGELPNWLKPRPPDYLKDNGNRKPLIVLRNDQYKIEDNKLILKGLGKFKRLEVQFKGRIHLKGKQGRLEIKYDPIKRKWYAHVSYTVEERLYGQEWVELPRQPLGNLSAGIDLGVNNLMAVYVENGESFLVNGRPLKSIAFYWRKRIADYQSKLNKSGAKRSRKLSRIHQKAKLQAKHYINTAVRQTIERLYQMGVSRIVVGHPKEITRNSDRGKKQNFILSHVWRFNTVIKRLREVAEEYGIQVLVVNEAFTSKTCPVCGKPHERARFVRGLFKCPETGLVFNADLVGAFNILKKAVKTITPSLPGLTGGRGNWGKALPEGSKTRFNLSLNETPQTFPSLARG; encoded by the coding sequence ATGAAGCGGACAATAACAGTAAAACTCCACCCCTCAAAAGAGCAAGAGAAAGCACTCAAAGAGTTAGCTTTTATCAGCTCGAAAATCTGGAATAGAGTAAACTACCTTAGGAGACAGGAATTCTTTGATGGCAAACCAATAGACTTCAACAAAAGCGAGAAAATAGTTTATGAAGAGTTTAAAGCCGAGATAGGCTCGGCAACGGTCCAGCAGATAGCAAGAAAGAACGCTGAAGCTTGGCGTTCATTCTTCTCCCTCTTGAGGAAGAAGAGAAACGGTGAACTCCCCAACTGGCTCAAACCCAGACCACCAGACTACTTGAAAGATAACGGAAACAGGAAACCATTAATAGTCCTTAGAAATGACCAGTACAAGATTGAGGATAACAAGCTAATTCTCAAAGGCCTTGGCAAATTCAAGCGTTTGGAAGTCCAGTTCAAGGGGAGAATACACTTGAAGGGCAAACAAGGACGGTTAGAAATCAAGTATGACCCAATCAAAAGAAAGTGGTATGCCCACGTGAGCTACACGGTGGAAGAAAGGCTTTATGGTCAAGAGTGGGTTGAACTCCCAAGGCAACCCTTGGGCAACCTCTCCGCTGGAATTGACCTTGGTGTAAACAACCTGATGGCTGTTTATGTGGAGAACGGGGAGAGCTTTTTAGTGAACGGTAGGCCACTCAAGAGCATAGCCTTCTACTGGAGGAAGAGGATAGCTGATTATCAGTCAAAACTCAATAAGAGCGGGGCAAAGAGGAGTAGAAAGCTCTCCAGAATACACCAGAAGGCCAAACTTCAGGCGAAACACTACATCAACACGGCAGTAAGGCAAACTATTGAGAGGCTCTACCAGATGGGCGTCTCCAGAATTGTAGTCGGTCATCCCAAGGAAATAACGAGAAACTCCGACAGAGGCAAAAAGCAAAATTTCATTCTCTCTCACGTCTGGCGGTTCAATACAGTGATTAAACGCTTGAGAGAAGTTGCGGAAGAGTATGGTATTCAAGTTTTGGTAGTTAATGAGGCTTTCACTTCGAAAACCTGCCCCGTTTGCGGGAAGCCCCACGAGAGGGCAAGGTTTGTTAGAGGATTATTTAAGTGTCCCGAGACGGGGCTTGTGTTTAATGCGGACTTAGTTGGAGCATTCAACATTTTGAAAAAGGCTGTGAAAACGATAACCCCGAGCCTGCCGGGTTTAACGGGAGGTAGGGGTAATTGGGGGAAGGCCCTCCCAGAGGGGTCGAAGACCCGCTTTAACTTGAGTCTGAATGAGACCCCTCAAACCTTCCCGTCATTGGCGAGGGGTTAA
- the iorA gene encoding indolepyruvate ferredoxin oxidoreductase subunit alpha, with the protein MAKVSDIVLWDKPGERVLLLGNQAIARGALEANIAVYAAYPGTPSSELTDTMAVVSKKAGVYMEYSTNEKVAFETALAAAWSGLRAMTAMKHVGLNVAADTFMSAVGMGVEGGFVIMVADDPSMWSSQNEQDTRIYAKFANVPVLEPSDPHEAKEMTKYAFELSEKFKHFVILRTTTRTSHARGDVVLGELPEEIKQGKRKFGKFKKDPNRFVDVPANARKFHPIILEKIEKIREELNNCPFNWIEGSENAKVGIIAPGLSYAYVKEALAWLGVDDVKILKLGTPFPVPYGLLEKFFEGLEKVLIVEELEPVVEEQVKTWAYDKGLTIPIHGKDLVPRVYEMTTRRAVTAIAKFLGLETPINFEELDAKYEKVKPLLPPRPPSLCPACPHRNSFYAIKKATRARAIYPSDIGCYTLGLLPPLQTVDTTVAMGASIGIAHGLSIAQNGSLSEEQRNPEKQVIVATIGDSTFYHTGLPALANAIYNRSNVLIVVLDNLVTAMTGDQPNPSTGQTPHGMGKRIPIEDVAKAMGADFVAVVDPYDIKTTYETIKKALEVEGVSVVVSRQVCALYKVGQMRRRGEKWPIYQVNEEKCTGCRVCINAYGCPAIYWDEEKRQARVEPTMCWGCGGCAQVCPFGAFEPVEEGSQ; encoded by the coding sequence ATGGCTAAAGTTAGTGATATTGTTTTATGGGACAAACCCGGAGAAAGGGTTTTGCTTTTAGGAAACCAGGCAATAGCTAGGGGAGCACTTGAGGCAAACATAGCGGTTTATGCCGCTTATCCTGGAACTCCAAGCTCTGAGCTCACCGATACAATGGCTGTTGTAAGCAAAAAAGCTGGAGTCTACATGGAGTATTCCACAAACGAAAAGGTAGCTTTTGAGACCGCTTTAGCCGCAGCTTGGAGCGGCCTTAGAGCAATGACCGCAATGAAGCACGTTGGTTTAAACGTCGCTGCCGATACTTTCATGAGTGCTGTTGGAATGGGAGTAGAGGGTGGATTCGTCATAATGGTGGCAGACGACCCAAGCATGTGGTCTTCACAGAATGAACAAGATACTAGGATTTATGCAAAGTTTGCAAATGTTCCAGTCCTTGAGCCAAGCGATCCCCATGAGGCAAAGGAGATGACAAAGTACGCCTTTGAGCTTAGTGAGAAGTTTAAGCACTTTGTGATTTTAAGGACAACGACGAGAACTTCCCACGCAAGAGGAGATGTAGTATTAGGGGAACTGCCAGAGGAAATAAAGCAAGGAAAGAGAAAGTTTGGAAAGTTCAAAAAAGATCCAAACAGGTTTGTCGACGTCCCAGCTAACGCAAGAAAATTCCACCCAATAATCCTTGAGAAGATTGAGAAAATAAGAGAGGAACTCAACAACTGTCCATTCAATTGGATAGAAGGCAGCGAGAACGCCAAGGTTGGTATCATCGCTCCGGGTTTGAGCTACGCCTATGTGAAAGAAGCTCTCGCCTGGCTTGGCGTTGACGATGTGAAGATTCTCAAGCTTGGAACACCGTTCCCTGTTCCCTATGGTTTGTTAGAGAAGTTCTTTGAGGGACTTGAGAAGGTTCTTATCGTAGAGGAGCTCGAGCCGGTTGTTGAGGAGCAGGTAAAAACGTGGGCTTACGACAAAGGGCTTACTATCCCAATCCATGGCAAGGATCTCGTGCCCAGAGTTTACGAGATGACAACAAGGAGGGCAGTAACTGCTATAGCAAAGTTCCTTGGGCTTGAGACGCCAATAAACTTTGAAGAGCTTGACGCAAAGTACGAAAAGGTTAAGCCACTCTTACCCCCAAGACCTCCCTCACTGTGTCCAGCATGTCCACACAGAAACAGCTTCTACGCAATAAAGAAAGCCACAAGGGCCAGGGCAATCTACCCGAGCGATATAGGATGTTATACCCTAGGATTGCTTCCGCCGCTCCAAACGGTTGATACAACGGTTGCAATGGGTGCTTCAATTGGAATTGCCCATGGATTGAGCATAGCCCAAAACGGAAGCCTAAGTGAAGAACAGAGAAACCCCGAAAAGCAGGTAATAGTTGCCACAATTGGTGATTCAACATTCTACCACACTGGATTACCGGCTTTGGCAAACGCAATCTACAACCGCTCAAACGTGCTGATAGTGGTTTTGGATAACCTCGTCACTGCAATGACCGGTGATCAGCCAAATCCAAGCACCGGACAGACCCCGCATGGTATGGGCAAGAGGATACCCATTGAGGATGTTGCAAAAGCCATGGGAGCCGACTTTGTGGCAGTAGTTGATCCATATGACATAAAGACAACCTATGAAACCATAAAGAAAGCCTTAGAGGTTGAAGGAGTTAGCGTTGTGGTATCAAGACAAGTCTGTGCTCTCTACAAAGTGGGACAAATGAGAAGAAGAGGCGAAAAGTGGCCAATCTACCAAGTCAATGAGGAGAAGTGTACAGGATGTAGGGTATGTATCAACGCCTACGGCTGTCCAGCGATTTACTGGGACGAGGAGAAGAGACAGGCAAGAGTTGAGCCAACAATGTGCTGGGGATGTGGAGGTTGTGCTCAAGTATGTCCATTCGGAGCTTTTGAGCCTGTAGAGGAGGGATCACAATGA
- the acs gene encoding acetate--CoA ligase alpha subunit → MLDYFFTPRSVAVLGASNDPLKLGYEVFKNLKEYKGKVYPVNIKDEVVQGIKAYKNVKDIPDDVDLAVIVVPKRFVKQSLIDCGEKGVKGVIIITAGFGEMGEEGKKEERELVEIAHKYGMRIIGPNCVGVMDTHSNLNATFIMNAKKGSVAFVSQSGALGAGIVYKTIKEDIGFSKFISVGNMSDVDFADLMEYLAEDENSKAIALYIEGIKDGRRFMEVAKRVSKKKPIIALKAGKSESGARAASSHTGSLAGSYAIYEAAFKQSGILVANTIDEMLSMARAFTQPLPKGKRVAIMTNAGGPGVLTADEIDKRGLKLANLEEETMQKLRSFLPPMAAVKNPVDMIASARGEEYYKTAKLLLEDENVDMLIAICVVPTFAGMTPTEHAEGVIRAVKEVNNGKPVLALFMAGYVSEKAKELLEKEGIPTYERPEDVGVAAYALAEFAKSKGVVKE, encoded by the coding sequence ATGCTTGATTATTTCTTCACCCCAAGGAGCGTTGCGGTGTTGGGGGCATCTAATGACCCTCTGAAACTCGGTTATGAGGTCTTCAAAAACCTTAAAGAGTACAAAGGGAAAGTTTATCCAGTAAATATAAAAGACGAAGTCGTTCAAGGGATTAAAGCATACAAGAACGTCAAGGACATTCCAGATGATGTTGACCTAGCTGTCATAGTTGTACCCAAAAGATTTGTCAAGCAATCACTCATCGATTGCGGAGAAAAAGGCGTGAAAGGTGTCATAATAATAACAGCAGGATTCGGCGAAATGGGTGAAGAAGGAAAGAAAGAAGAGAGAGAACTCGTTGAAATAGCCCATAAATATGGAATGAGAATCATAGGGCCTAACTGTGTAGGAGTAATGGACACTCACAGCAATCTCAATGCAACATTTATCATGAATGCCAAGAAAGGCAGCGTTGCTTTCGTATCCCAAAGCGGAGCCTTAGGAGCTGGAATAGTTTACAAGACTATCAAAGAGGACATCGGCTTTTCCAAGTTCATAAGCGTCGGGAATATGAGTGACGTGGACTTTGCAGACCTTATGGAGTATTTGGCTGAGGATGAAAACAGCAAAGCTATCGCCCTTTATATAGAGGGTATAAAAGACGGAAGGAGATTCATGGAAGTTGCGAAAAGAGTCAGCAAGAAGAAGCCAATAATAGCCCTAAAAGCCGGAAAGAGCGAAAGTGGTGCAAGGGCTGCCTCATCCCATACGGGTTCTTTGGCCGGAAGTTACGCTATTTATGAAGCTGCATTCAAGCAAAGCGGAATTTTAGTTGCAAACACTATAGACGAAATGTTAAGCATGGCAAGGGCTTTCACCCAACCACTGCCAAAAGGAAAGAGAGTCGCAATAATGACCAACGCAGGTGGTCCAGGGGTTTTAACGGCAGATGAAATAGACAAGAGAGGATTAAAGTTAGCCAACTTGGAAGAGGAGACAATGCAAAAGCTCCGCTCATTCTTGCCTCCAATGGCGGCAGTTAAAAACCCAGTTGACATGATAGCCTCAGCCAGGGGAGAAGAGTACTACAAGACAGCAAAGCTCCTTTTAGAGGATGAAAACGTTGATATGCTCATCGCTATTTGTGTTGTGCCAACTTTTGCGGGGATGACTCCAACAGAGCATGCGGAAGGAGTCATAAGGGCGGTAAAAGAGGTTAACAATGGAAAACCGGTTTTGGCATTGTTCATGGCTGGATACGTTAGCGAGAAAGCCAAGGAACTTCTTGAAAAGGAAGGAATTCCAACTTATGAACGACCCGAAGACGTTGGGGTAGCTGCTTATGCTCTGGCGGAGTTTGCCAAGTCAAAGGGTGTTGTTAAAGAATGA
- a CDS encoding phospho-sugar mutase, producing the protein MEIYRSEEFNPEELALLGRAIGTVGQGTIVVGRDGRAISRYGKRALVVGIVSTGAATMDVRLIPLIALKDFAHKRGLPLVYVYYHNGVRVEISGFDPDEIKAILESKKFIEAHPNDIGATVYYPNALDDFLQDIFRHYNFKIEGSALVDCMNTPAVLFFPRLNEHFGFEVELLNDMMTSYLPPKPKEVYLQKLKKGEYTFGLRFKPNGYVEFHKGEEEKEFGSMWKLLDYMKKTL; encoded by the coding sequence ATGGAGATTTATAGATCCGAGGAATTCAACCCAGAAGAGCTCGCTCTGCTTGGTAGAGCAATAGGAACCGTAGGACAGGGAACTATAGTGGTAGGACGAGACGGAAGGGCAATTTCAAGGTATGGAAAGAGGGCACTCGTAGTGGGAATCGTAAGCACCGGGGCAGCAACTATGGATGTTAGACTTATTCCGCTAATAGCACTCAAAGATTTTGCCCATAAGAGGGGCCTACCCCTAGTATATGTTTACTATCACAATGGGGTAAGGGTAGAGATTAGTGGCTTTGACCCCGATGAAATAAAGGCCATACTGGAGAGTAAGAAGTTTATAGAGGCACATCCCAACGATATAGGAGCGACTGTTTATTACCCCAACGCCCTAGATGACTTTCTGCAGGATATTTTCAGGCACTATAACTTCAAGATAGAGGGAAGCGCATTGGTGGATTGCATGAATACTCCAGCAGTGCTTTTCTTCCCCAGATTAAATGAACACTTTGGGTTTGAAGTGGAACTTCTCAACGATATGATGACCAGCTACTTGCCTCCAAAACCTAAAGAGGTTTACCTTCAAAAGCTCAAAAAAGGAGAGTACACCTTCGGACTTCGCTTTAAGCCAAATGGATATGTAGAATTCCACAAAGGAGAAGAAGAAAAAGAGTTTGGTAGCATGTGGAAGCTCTTAGATTATATGAAGAAGACCCTCTGA
- the tmk gene encoding dTMP kinase, whose amino-acid sequence MGMFIVLEGIDGAGKSTQAKMLAKWFENKGYEVVLTKEPTDTAFGKLIRRLVLTGGKEGIIDGARISKEAEALLFAADRAEHVKKLIEPSLKAGKVVISDRYFYSSLAYQWARGLDLEWLINLNAFAPRADLVILLDLPVKESIKRINGRSIRSEFDKIVELQKKVRENYLKLAEKFEEIRIINALAPVEDIHNDIVALVEHELLEKRE is encoded by the coding sequence ATGGGCATGTTCATCGTCTTAGAAGGAATCGACGGGGCAGGAAAGTCAACTCAAGCTAAAATGCTTGCGAAGTGGTTTGAAAATAAGGGATACGAAGTCGTTCTCACCAAAGAACCTACAGACACTGCTTTTGGAAAGCTAATAAGGAGACTCGTACTGACGGGAGGAAAAGAGGGAATAATCGATGGTGCACGGATAAGCAAAGAAGCAGAGGCACTACTTTTTGCTGCAGATAGAGCCGAGCACGTTAAAAAACTCATAGAGCCTTCTCTGAAAGCCGGAAAGGTGGTTATATCCGATAGGTATTTCTACTCATCCCTAGCTTACCAGTGGGCTAGGGGGCTTGATCTGGAGTGGCTTATCAACTTGAATGCCTTTGCCCCAAGGGCTGACCTCGTAATCCTTCTCGACTTGCCAGTTAAGGAGAGCATAAAACGCATAAACGGTAGGAGCATCAGGTCAGAGTTTGATAAGATCGTGGAGCTCCAGAAAAAGGTGAGGGAAAACTACCTAAAGCTTGCCGAGAAGTTTGAGGAGATAAGGATTATAAACGCCCTAGCCCCTGTTGAGGATATTCACAACGACATAGTGGCTCTGGTTGAGCATGAACTCCTTGAAAAAAGAGAGTAG
- a CDS encoding histone deacetylase family protein has protein sequence MEILYSEVFKEHKPLRYHPENPERLELAIVGLRESGLWRNVRDPPEAEVEELLRVHSEEYVERIRELSKTGFSFIDPDTYVSPATWEAALKAFGAAVETARLALKRRDIYLALVRPPGHHAGRRGRAFNAPTLGFCIFNNSAGAALEIKDALGDAVVIDFDVHYGNGTQEIFWEDKNVVHIDIHEEGIYPGSGEIYDIGGKGAEGSKVNIPMPHYSKDDDYIFAWREIVIPILENIEPKVVVISAGFDAFRNDGLATMELTERFYHFAGASLSKFSLAVVLEGGYSVGLRKGLPAFVSGYLSREAPIEEVHPSHKAVKVVEAAKKIYGKWWEIN, from the coding sequence ATGGAGATTCTCTATTCCGAGGTCTTTAAAGAGCATAAACCTCTAAGATATCACCCTGAAAATCCAGAAAGGCTTGAGCTTGCTATAGTGGGTCTTAGGGAATCTGGTTTGTGGAGGAACGTAAGGGACCCTCCAGAGGCAGAAGTAGAGGAGCTTTTAAGAGTTCACTCGGAGGAATACGTTGAAAGGATAAGAGAGCTCTCAAAAACGGGCTTCTCCTTTATTGACCCCGACACCTATGTATCCCCAGCCACTTGGGAAGCTGCTCTTAAGGCTTTTGGAGCAGCTGTTGAGACGGCGAGGCTTGCTCTCAAAAGGAGAGACATTTATCTTGCCCTTGTTAGGCCACCAGGTCATCACGCTGGTAGGAGGGGTAGAGCATTCAACGCACCAACTCTCGGCTTCTGCATCTTTAACAACTCCGCTGGAGCCGCCCTTGAGATTAAAGATGCTCTTGGAGATGCAGTTGTGATAGACTTTGACGTTCATTATGGCAACGGCACCCAGGAGATTTTCTGGGAAGATAAAAACGTCGTGCACATAGATATCCACGAGGAGGGCATTTATCCGGGAAGCGGAGAGATTTACGATATCGGGGGAAAAGGGGCAGAGGGGAGCAAAGTAAACATTCCAATGCCGCATTATTCCAAAGATGACGACTACATCTTTGCGTGGAGAGAAATAGTGATTCCCATTCTTGAAAACATTGAGCCAAAAGTTGTGGTAATTTCAGCGGGCTTCGATGCCTTTAGAAACGATGGTCTTGCGACAATGGAGTTAACTGAGAGGTTTTATCACTTTGCCGGAGCTTCCCTTTCAAAGTTTAGCTTGGCTGTTGTTTTAGAAGGAGGATACAGCGTGGGATTAAGAAAGGGTCTTCCGGCATTTGTTAGTGGGTATCTTTCTAGAGAAGCTCCCATAGAGGAAGTCCATCCAAGCCATAAAGCCGTAAAGGTTGTTGAGGCTGCGAAGAAAATATATGGTAAGTGGTGGGAAATTAACTGA
- a CDS encoding indolepyruvate oxidoreductase subunit beta, with protein MREYNIVITGVGGQGVLTAANILGWAALRAGYKVRLGEVHGMSQRFGSVISYVRFGEDVYGSMVPEGKADVMLSFEPVEALRYVNYLKEGGMVVVNTKPIVPVQVSMGMAKYPSLDEIRKVFEEDFKAKWIGFNAEELAEKAGHVVTTNTVLIGALTQIPEFPLDAEHVREVIKISVPPKAVEMNMKAFDLGIKAAKEILGL; from the coding sequence ATGAGGGAGTATAACATAGTCATCACTGGAGTAGGAGGCCAAGGAGTTTTAACTGCCGCAAACATTCTTGGCTGGGCTGCCTTAAGAGCGGGATACAAGGTAAGATTAGGTGAAGTCCACGGAATGAGCCAGAGGTTTGGGTCAGTTATAAGCTATGTGCGCTTTGGCGAAGACGTTTACGGCTCAATGGTGCCAGAGGGAAAAGCAGATGTTATGCTTTCCTTCGAGCCTGTCGAGGCCTTAAGATACGTTAACTACCTCAAAGAGGGTGGAATGGTAGTTGTTAACACAAAGCCAATAGTTCCAGTGCAGGTTTCAATGGGAATGGCAAAGTACCCGAGCTTGGACGAGATAAGGAAAGTCTTCGAAGAGGACTTCAAGGCGAAATGGATTGGCTTTAATGCTGAAGAGCTTGCGGAAAAAGCAGGACACGTTGTTACGACCAACACAGTTCTAATTGGAGCTTTAACACAAATTCCAGAGTTCCCACTCGATGCAGAACACGTTAGAGAGGTCATAAAAATAAGCGTTCCTCCAAAAGCCGTGGAAATGAACATGAAAGCCTTTGACCTTGGAATAAAGGCTGCAAAAGAGATTTTAGGGCTCTAA
- a CDS encoding nucleotidyltransferase family protein, which produces MQAVILAGGKGTRLLPLTVYRPKPMIPFFNKPMMEYIVNALVNAGVEEIFVLVGYLKERIMEYFGDGSDFGVEIHYSNGENIKLGTAGATKKVVDKIEDTFIVASSDVLTNLDIRALYEYHKKKKALATIALSQVEDPTQYGIAIVDSENRIIRFKEKPKPEEAFSNLVNAGIYVFEPEAFDLVPKGENFDFSLNLFPKMLEEKLPLYGFPFKEYWNDVGRPSSYLQATEDVFLGRLRLPQLRTESLKGNLEYGGSLYSGRRCQIRNPSIRGFAVLGDNVKIGRNVKIERSVIFSNVTIEEGAEIYEAIIGENVYIGKGVIIESGSVIGDNSVIEDFTKIGANVKIWTESRIGKESIILPD; this is translated from the coding sequence ATGCAAGCAGTTATTCTAGCGGGCGGAAAAGGCACAAGATTGCTTCCTCTAACCGTCTACCGCCCCAAACCAATGATTCCATTTTTCAACAAACCCATGATGGAGTACATAGTCAACGCCCTAGTAAACGCTGGAGTGGAAGAGATATTCGTACTCGTTGGATACCTAAAAGAGAGAATCATGGAGTATTTTGGAGACGGAAGTGATTTTGGGGTTGAGATTCACTATTCAAATGGAGAAAACATAAAGCTTGGAACCGCAGGAGCAACAAAAAAGGTTGTGGACAAAATAGAGGACACGTTTATAGTCGCTTCAAGTGATGTTCTCACCAATTTAGACATTAGAGCTCTCTATGAGTACCACAAGAAAAAGAAAGCTCTCGCAACAATAGCCCTCTCGCAGGTTGAAGATCCAACCCAGTATGGGATAGCGATTGTAGATTCAGAGAACAGAATAATAAGGTTCAAGGAAAAACCAAAGCCGGAAGAGGCATTCAGCAACCTTGTAAATGCAGGCATCTACGTCTTCGAGCCAGAGGCATTCGATCTAGTACCCAAGGGGGAAAACTTTGATTTCTCACTCAATCTGTTTCCCAAAATGCTCGAAGAGAAGCTGCCTCTCTACGGTTTTCCGTTTAAAGAATACTGGAACGACGTGGGAAGGCCATCAAGCTACCTTCAAGCAACTGAGGACGTGTTCTTGGGGAGACTGAGACTCCCACAATTAAGAACGGAATCCCTAAAAGGGAACCTAGAATACGGGGGCTCCCTTTACAGCGGGAGGAGATGTCAAATCAGAAACCCAAGCATAAGGGGATTTGCCGTACTGGGAGATAACGTTAAAATAGGCAGAAACGTTAAAATAGAACGGTCGGTAATATTCTCCAATGTGACTATCGAGGAAGGAGCAGAGATCTACGAAGCGATAATTGGAGAGAACGTTTACATTGGAAAGGGTGTAATTATTGAAAGCGGTAGCGTTATCGGAGATAACTCCGTGATTGAGGACTTCACAAAAATTGGTGCAAATGTAAAAATCTGGACTGAGTCAAGAATTGGAAAAGAAAGTATAATACTTCCTGATTGA
- a CDS encoding TATA-box-binding protein: MVDMSNVELRIENIVASVDLFASLDLEKVIEICPHSKYNPEEFPGIICRFDEPKVALLVFSSGKLVVTGAKSVEDIQAAVSKLVEMLSKIGTKFTRAPEIDIQNMVFSGDLKMEFNLDAVALVLPNCEYEPEQFPGVIYRVKDPKAVILLFSSGKIVCSGAKSEHDAWEAVKKLLHELEKYGLIEEEA; the protein is encoded by the coding sequence TTGGTTGATATGAGCAATGTTGAACTTAGGATAGAAAACATAGTAGCCTCTGTGGATCTTTTTGCTTCTCTTGATCTCGAAAAAGTGATAGAAATCTGCCCGCACTCAAAGTATAACCCGGAGGAGTTCCCAGGGATAATATGCCGCTTCGATGAGCCAAAAGTTGCCCTCCTTGTGTTTAGCTCGGGTAAACTCGTGGTAACTGGGGCAAAGAGCGTTGAAGACATTCAGGCAGCAGTTTCAAAGCTTGTTGAAATGCTCTCAAAGATCGGGACTAAGTTCACCAGAGCGCCGGAGATAGATATCCAAAATATGGTGTTTAGCGGCGATCTTAAGATGGAGTTTAATCTCGATGCTGTCGCTCTTGTGTTGCCAAATTGTGAGTATGAACCTGAGCAGTTCCCCGGTGTTATCTATCGTGTTAAGGATCCAAAGGCTGTTATCCTCCTCTTTAGCTCCGGAAAAATCGTGTGCAGCGGGGCAAAGAGTGAACACGATGCCTGGGAAGCTGTTAAAAAGCTTCTTCATGAGCTTGAAAAATACGGCCTCATTGAAGAGGAGGCTTAA